Proteins encoded together in one Canis aureus isolate CA01 chromosome 21, VMU_Caureus_v.1.0, whole genome shotgun sequence window:
- the CCDC85B gene encoding coiled-coil domain-containing protein 85B, whose protein sequence is MEAEAGGLEELTDEEMAALGKEELVRRLRREEAARLAALVQRGRLMQEVNRQLQGHLGEIRELKQLNRRLQAENRELRDLCCFLDSERQRGRRAARQWQLFGTQASRAVREDLGGCWQKLAELEGRQEELLRENLALKELCLALGEEWGPRGGPGGAGGSSSGPTPELALPPCGPRDLGDGSSSTGSVGSPDQLPLACSPDD, encoded by the coding sequence ATGGAGGCCGAGGCGGGCGGCCTGGAGGAGCTGACGGACGAGGAGATGGCGGCGCTAGGCAAGGAAGAGCTGGTGCGGCGCCTGCGGCGGGAGGAGGCGGCACGCCTGGCGGCTCTGGTGCAGCGCGGCCGCCTCATGCAGGAGGTGAATCGGCAGCTGCAGGGTCACCTGGGCGAGATCCGCGAGCTCAAGCAGCTCAACCGGCGCTTACAGGCGGAGAACCGCGAGCTGCGCGACCTCTGCTGCTTCCTGGACTCGGAGCGCCAGCGCGGGCGGCGCGCCGCGCGCCAGTGGCAGCTCTTCGGGACCCAAGCATCCCGAGCCGTGCGCGAGGACTTGGGCGGTTGTTGGCAGAAGCTGGCCGAGCTGGAGGGCCGCCAGGAGGAGCTGCTGCGGGAGAACCTGGCGCTTAAGGAGCTCTGCCTGGCTCTGGGTGAGGAGTGGGGCCCCCGGGGCGGCCCCGGCGGCGCTGGCGGCTCAAGCTCCGGGCCGACACCCGAGCTCGCCTTGCCCCCCTGCGGGCCCCGCGACCTGGGCGATGGAAGCTCCAGCACCGGCAGCGTGGGCAGTCCAGATCAGTTGCCCCTGGCCTGCTCCCCGGATGACTGA
- the FOSL1 gene encoding fos-related antigen 1 isoform X1 codes for MFRDFGEPGPSSGAGGAYGGPAQTPTSGQQKFHLVPSINAVSGSQDLQWMVQPHFLGPSSYPRPLTYPQYSPPQPRPGVIRVLGPPPGVRRRPCEQISPEEEERRRVRRERNKLAAAKCRNRRKELTDFLQAETDKLEDEKSGLQREIEELQKQKERLELVLEAHRPICKIPERATESDTGGAGGPSSPPATSGPVPCISLSSGPVLEPEALHTPTLMTTPSLTPFTPSPVFTYPSTPEPCASAHRRSSSSSGDPSSDPLGSPTLLAL; via the exons ATGTTCCGAGACTTCGGGGAACCCGGACCGAGCTCCGGGGCCGGCGGTGCGTACGGCGGCCCGGCGCAGACCCCCACTTCAGGCCAGCAG AAGTTCCACCTCGTGCCAAGCATCAATGCTGTGAGTGGCAGCCAGGACCTGCAGTGGATGGTGCAACCCCACTTCCTGGGACCCAGCAGCTACCCCAGGCCTCTGACCTACCCCCAGTACAGCCCCCCACAGCCCCGGCCAGGAGTCATCCGGGTCCTAGGACCACCTCCAGGGGTACGTCGCCGACCCTGTGAACAG ATCAGCCCCGAGGAGGAGGAGCGCCGTCGAGTGAGGCGCGAGCGGAACAAGCTGGCCGCGGCCAAGTGCAGGAACCGGAGGAAGGAACTGACCGACTTCCTGCAGGCG GAGACCGACAAACTGGAAGACGAGAAATCCGGTCTGCAGCGAGAGATTGAGGAGCTGCAGAAGCAGAAGGAGCGCCTGGAGCTCGTGCTTGAAGCCCACCGCCCCATCTGCAAAATCCCGGAACGGGCCACGGAGAGCGACACTGGCGGCGCGGGCGGTCCTAGCAGCCCACCAGCCACCTCCGGCCCTGTACCTTGTATCTCTCTTTCCTCGGGGCCTGTGCTTGAACCCGAAGCATTGCACACCCCCACACTCATGACCACACCCTCCCTGACTCCTTTCACCCCTAGTCCGGTCTTCACTTACCCTAGCACCCCTGAGCCCTGTGCCTCAGCCCAtcgcaggagcagcagcagcagcggggaCCCATCCTCTGACCCTCTCGGCTCCCCCACCCTCCTTGCCTTATGA
- the FOSL1 gene encoding fos-related antigen 1 isoform X3 encodes MVQPHFLGPSSYPRPLTYPQYSPPQPRPGVIRVLGPPPGVRRRPCEQISPEEEERRRVRRERNKLAAAKCRNRRKELTDFLQAETDKLEDEKSGLQREIEELQKQKERLELVLEAHRPICKIPERATESDTGGAGGPSSPPATSGPVPCISLSSGPVLEPEALHTPTLMTTPSLTPFTPSPVFTYPSTPEPCASAHRRSSSSSGDPSSDPLGSPTLLAL; translated from the exons ATGGTGCAACCCCACTTCCTGGGACCCAGCAGCTACCCCAGGCCTCTGACCTACCCCCAGTACAGCCCCCCACAGCCCCGGCCAGGAGTCATCCGGGTCCTAGGACCACCTCCAGGGGTACGTCGCCGACCCTGTGAACAG ATCAGCCCCGAGGAGGAGGAGCGCCGTCGAGTGAGGCGCGAGCGGAACAAGCTGGCCGCGGCCAAGTGCAGGAACCGGAGGAAGGAACTGACCGACTTCCTGCAGGCG GAGACCGACAAACTGGAAGACGAGAAATCCGGTCTGCAGCGAGAGATTGAGGAGCTGCAGAAGCAGAAGGAGCGCCTGGAGCTCGTGCTTGAAGCCCACCGCCCCATCTGCAAAATCCCGGAACGGGCCACGGAGAGCGACACTGGCGGCGCGGGCGGTCCTAGCAGCCCACCAGCCACCTCCGGCCCTGTACCTTGTATCTCTCTTTCCTCGGGGCCTGTGCTTGAACCCGAAGCATTGCACACCCCCACACTCATGACCACACCCTCCCTGACTCCTTTCACCCCTAGTCCGGTCTTCACTTACCCTAGCACCCCTGAGCCCTGTGCCTCAGCCCAtcgcaggagcagcagcagcagcggggaCCCATCCTCTGACCCTCTCGGCTCCCCCACCCTCCTTGCCTTATGA
- the FOSL1 gene encoding fos-related antigen 1 isoform X2: MFRDFGEPGPSSGAGGAYGGPAQTPTSGQQKFHLVPSINAVSGSQDLQWMVQPHFLGPSSYPRPLTYPQYSPPQPRPGVIRVLGPPPGVRRRPCEQISPEEEERRRVRRERNKLAAAKCRNRRKELTDFLQAVSTHRRPTNWKTRNPVCSERLRSCRSRRSAWSSCLKPTAPSAKSRNGPRRATLAARAVLAAHQPPPALYLVSLFPRGLCLNPKHCTPPHS, encoded by the exons ATGTTCCGAGACTTCGGGGAACCCGGACCGAGCTCCGGGGCCGGCGGTGCGTACGGCGGCCCGGCGCAGACCCCCACTTCAGGCCAGCAG AAGTTCCACCTCGTGCCAAGCATCAATGCTGTGAGTGGCAGCCAGGACCTGCAGTGGATGGTGCAACCCCACTTCCTGGGACCCAGCAGCTACCCCAGGCCTCTGACCTACCCCCAGTACAGCCCCCCACAGCCCCGGCCAGGAGTCATCCGGGTCCTAGGACCACCTCCAGGGGTACGTCGCCGACCCTGTGAACAG ATCAGCCCCGAGGAGGAGGAGCGCCGTCGAGTGAGGCGCGAGCGGAACAAGCTGGCCGCGGCCAAGTGCAGGAACCGGAGGAAGGAACTGACCGACTTCCTGCAGGCGGTGAGCACCCACCG GAGACCGACAAACTGGAAGACGAGAAATCCGGTCTGCAGCGAGAGATTGAGGAGCTGCAGAAGCAGAAGGAGCGCCTGGAGCTCGTGCTTGAAGCCCACCGCCCCATCTGCAAAATCCCGGAACGGGCCACGGAGAGCGACACTGGCGGCGCGGGCGGTCCTAGCAGCCCACCAGCCACCTCCGGCCCTGTACCTTGTATCTCTCTTTCCTCGGGGCCTGTGCTTGAACCCGAAGCATTGCACACCCCCACACTCATGA
- the C21H11orf68 gene encoding UPF0696 protein C11orf68 homolog isoform X2: protein MEPGEEMEEEDSPGGREDGFTAEHLAAEAMAADMDPWLVFDARTTPATELDAWLAKYPPSQVTRYGDPGSPNSEPVGWIAAYGQGYVPNSGDVQGLQAAWEALQTSGRPITPSTLRQLAITHHVLSGKWLIHLAPGFKLDHAWAGIARAVVEGQLQVAKVSPRAREGGRQVICVYTDDFTDRLGVLEADAAIRAAGIKCLLTYKPDVYTYLGIYRANRWHLCPTLYESRFQLGGSTRGSRVLDRANNVELT from the coding sequence ATGGAGCCAGGTGAAGAGATGGAGGAGGAAGACTCTCCAGGCGGCCGCGAGGATGGCTTCACTGCTGAGCACCTGGCCGCAGAGGCCATGGCAGCTGACATGGACCCCTGGCTGGTGTTTGATGCTCGCACCACACCTGCCACCGAGCTGGATGCCTGGTTGGCCAAGTACCCACCATCCCAAGTTACTCGCTATGGGGACCCTGGCTCACCCAACTCTGAGCCTGTGGGCTGGATTGCAGCATATGGGCAAGGCTATGTCCCCAACTCGGGCGATGTGCAGGGCCTgcaggcagcctgggaggctctgcAGACCAGCGGGCGGCCCATCACACCGAGTACCCTGCGCCAACTGGCTATCACCCATCATGTGCTGTCTGGCAAGTGGCTGATACACCTGGCACCTGGCTTTAAGCTGGACCACGCCTGGGCTGGCATTGCTCGGGCTGTGGTCGAGGGCCAGCTTCAGGTGGCCAAGGTGAGCCCACGGGCCAGGGAGGGTGGGCGCCAGGTCATCTGTGTTTACACCGATGACTTCACGGACCGTTTAGGTGTACTGGAGGCAGATGCAGCCATCCGTGCGGCAGGCATTAAGTGCCTTCTCACCTACAAACCTGACGTCTACACCTACTTGGGCATCTACCGGGCCAACCGCTGGCACCTCTGCCCCACTCTCTATGAGAGTCGTTTTCAGCTGGGGGGCAGTACCCGTGGCTCCCGTGTGCTGGATCGCGCCAACAATGTGGAACTGACCTAG
- the C21H11orf68 gene encoding UPF0696 protein C11orf68 homolog isoform X1 has product MAAAAAVAGAGRGGGGGGGGAEPRQERSRARGWAGAERGEGRRMEPGEEMEEEDSPGGREDGFTAEHLAAEAMAADMDPWLVFDARTTPATELDAWLAKYPPSQVTRYGDPGSPNSEPVGWIAAYGQGYVPNSGDVQGLQAAWEALQTSGRPITPSTLRQLAITHHVLSGKWLIHLAPGFKLDHAWAGIARAVVEGQLQVAKVSPRAREGGRQVICVYTDDFTDRLGVLEADAAIRAAGIKCLLTYKPDVYTYLGIYRANRWHLCPTLYESRFQLGGSTRGSRVLDRANNVELT; this is encoded by the exons ATGGCGGCGGCGGCAgccgtggcgggggcggggcgcggcgggggcggcggcggcggcggcgcggagcCCCGGCAGGAGCGAAGCCGGGCGCGGGGCTGGGCCGGCGCCGAGCGCGGCGAAGGCCGGAG GATGGAGCCAGGTGAAGAGATGGAGGAGGAAGACTCTCCAGGCGGCCGCGAGGATGGCTTCACTGCTGAGCACCTGGCCGCAGAGGCCATGGCAGCTGACATGGACCCCTGGCTGGTGTTTGATGCTCGCACCACACCTGCCACCGAGCTGGATGCCTGGTTGGCCAAGTACCCACCATCCCAAGTTACTCGCTATGGGGACCCTGGCTCACCCAACTCTGAGCCTGTGGGCTGGATTGCAGCATATGGGCAAGGCTATGTCCCCAACTCGGGCGATGTGCAGGGCCTgcaggcagcctgggaggctctgcAGACCAGCGGGCGGCCCATCACACCGAGTACCCTGCGCCAACTGGCTATCACCCATCATGTGCTGTCTGGCAAGTGGCTGATACACCTGGCACCTGGCTTTAAGCTGGACCACGCCTGGGCTGGCATTGCTCGGGCTGTGGTCGAGGGCCAGCTTCAGGTGGCCAAGGTGAGCCCACGGGCCAGGGAGGGTGGGCGCCAGGTCATCTGTGTTTACACCGATGACTTCACGGACCGTTTAGGTGTACTGGAGGCAGATGCAGCCATCCGTGCGGCAGGCATTAAGTGCCTTCTCACCTACAAACCTGACGTCTACACCTACTTGGGCATCTACCGGGCCAACCGCTGGCACCTCTGCCCCACTCTCTATGAGAGTCGTTTTCAGCTGGGGGGCAGTACCCGTGGCTCCCGTGTGCTGGATCGCGCCAACAATGTGGAACTGACCTAG
- the DRAP1 gene encoding dr1-associated corepressor isoform X3, translating to MPSKKKKYNARFPPARIKKIMQTDEEIGKVAAAVPVIISRALELFLESLLKKACQVTQSRNAKTMTTSHLKQCIELEQQFDFLKDLVASVPDMQGDGEDNHMDGDKGTRRGRKPGSSGRKNGGMGSKSKDKKLSGTDSEQEGSRLASDGLMLFLSLLTPALLPG from the exons ATGCCGAGCAAGAAGAAAAAGTATAACGCGCGGTTCCCGCCG gcgcGGATCAAGAAGATCATGCAAACTGACGAAGAGATTGGGAAGGTGGCGGCGGCAGTGCCTGTCATCATCT CCCGGGCGCTCGAGCTGTTCCTAGAGTCGCTGTTGAAAAAGGCTTGCCAGGTGACCCAGTCCCGAAACGCCAAGACCATGACCACATCCCACCT gaaACAGTGCATTGAGCTGGAGCAGCagtttgactttttaaaggaTCTGGTGGCCTCTGTGCCTGACATGCAGGGAGACGGGGAAGACAACCACATGGATGGGGACAAGGGTACCCGCAG GGGTCGGAAGCCAGGCAGCAGTGGCCGGAAGAATGGTGGGATGGGAAGCAAAAGCAAGGACAAGAAGCTGTCAGGGACGGACTCAGAGCAAGAG GGATCTAGGCTCGCCAGTGATGGGCTCATGCTTTTCTTGTCACTTCTGACCCCTGCCTTGCTCCCAGGATGA
- the DRAP1 gene encoding dr1-associated corepressor isoform X2: protein MPSKKKKYNARFPPARIKKIMQTDEEIGKVAAAVPVIISRALELFLESLLKKACQVTQSRNAKTMTTSHLKQCIELEQQFDFLKDLVASVPDMQGDGEDNHMDGDKGTRRGRKPGSSGRKNGGMGSKSKDKKLSGTDSEQEPPDTLHALHFDSASAPSTPGPLST from the exons ATGCCGAGCAAGAAGAAAAAGTATAACGCGCGGTTCCCGCCG gcgcGGATCAAGAAGATCATGCAAACTGACGAAGAGATTGGGAAGGTGGCGGCGGCAGTGCCTGTCATCATCT CCCGGGCGCTCGAGCTGTTCCTAGAGTCGCTGTTGAAAAAGGCTTGCCAGGTGACCCAGTCCCGAAACGCCAAGACCATGACCACATCCCACCT gaaACAGTGCATTGAGCTGGAGCAGCagtttgactttttaaaggaTCTGGTGGCCTCTGTGCCTGACATGCAGGGAGACGGGGAAGACAACCACATGGATGGGGACAAGGGTACCCGCAG GGGTCGGAAGCCAGGCAGCAGTGGCCGGAAGAATGGTGGGATGGGAAGCAAAAGCAAGGACAAGAAGCTGTCAGGGACGGACTCAGAGCAAGAG CCCCCCGACACCCTTCATGCCCTTCACTTCgactctgcctctgcccccagcacccccgGGCCCCTCAGCACCTGA
- the DRAP1 gene encoding dr1-associated corepressor isoform X1: MPSKKKKYNARFPPARIKKIMQTDEEIGKVAAAVPVIISRALELFLESLLKKACQVTQSRNAKTMTTSHLKQCIELEQQFDFLKDLVASVPDMQGDGEDNHMDGDKGTRRGRKPGSSGRKNGGMGSKSKDKKLSGTDSEQEDESEDTDTEGEEEAPQAPPQAGHPPAHFQSPPTPFMPFTSTLPLPPAPPGPSAPDAEDEEDYDS; encoded by the exons ATGCCGAGCAAGAAGAAAAAGTATAACGCGCGGTTCCCGCCG gcgcGGATCAAGAAGATCATGCAAACTGACGAAGAGATTGGGAAGGTGGCGGCGGCAGTGCCTGTCATCATCT CCCGGGCGCTCGAGCTGTTCCTAGAGTCGCTGTTGAAAAAGGCTTGCCAGGTGACCCAGTCCCGAAACGCCAAGACCATGACCACATCCCACCT gaaACAGTGCATTGAGCTGGAGCAGCagtttgactttttaaaggaTCTGGTGGCCTCTGTGCCTGACATGCAGGGAGACGGGGAAGACAACCACATGGATGGGGACAAGGGTACCCGCAG GGGTCGGAAGCCAGGCAGCAGTGGCCGGAAGAATGGTGGGATGGGAAGCAAAAGCAAGGACAAGAAGCTGTCAGGGACGGACTCAGAGCAAGAG GATGAGTCTGAGGACACAGACactgagggagaagaggaggcacCCCAGGCGCCACCCCAGGCTggccatccccctgcccactttcAGAG CCCCCCGACACCCTTCATGCCCTTCACTTCgactctgcctctgcccccagcacccccgGGCCCCTCAGCACCTGACGCAGAGGATGAAGAGGACTATGACTCCTAG